The Vibrio tasmaniensis genomic sequence CACGACATCGGGTTGCAGCTCTTCGATGTACTGATCAAAACTATCGCAGTTTAACTGTATAGATTGGCTCGTGATGCCCTCTTCAGAGAGATCGATCATGTGCTCGGTTTCTTGAGCTGGCGTTGCAAATTCAACTGACCAACCTTGTCTCTTGAACAGGCGTAAAAGAGACATCATATGGCTGCCCGCCGCCGATGAATTCGGTTCTGGCCAAACGTAGCCAATTGCTAAAACTTTCTTCAAAACACTTCCTAAGAAATAACAAAAGGGACTGTAGAAGTCCCTAATTAAACATAAATCGATTTATACCGGTGATTATAATTGGTTCTAAGAACTCAGTGATCAGATTCGTTCACCCACATTGCGAGCTATCATAAGCACTTCATCCGCAGAGTACAGGTTTGAAATCGTGGTTTCGACTTCTGCACCCAACGTAGATTGATAAAGCTTTTGTGCAAAGTTGTCTGCTCTGGTGGTCACTAGCACGTGTTTGAGCATCGAGCCTTGATCCGCCAAATGCTGTTTTACCTGCGGCAGGGAATCTAGAATCAGCGTTTTACCCAATCCTTGCCCCTGCGCGCTTGGTAACACGGCAAGTTGCTCTAGTTCTAAAACAGCTTCAGGTCTAAACCCGCTTTTCTGAACCCAAATAATGTAGCCGACAATCTCGCCATCGCTTTCAGCAACAAAGTTAAGAAAGCGTGGTGAAGCGTTTAAGTTACATTGTAACCAAACTTTAGAGTGCTGTTGCCGAACAAATGTAGCTTGGTGAACTAAAGCCGCCTCATTAAGGTCGGCTTTCGTCATAAGACGTACTTTGGCGACTGTAC encodes the following:
- a CDS encoding GNAT family N-acetyltransferase, which encodes MTKADLNEAALVHQATFVRQQHSKVWLQCNLNASPRFLNFVAESDGEIVGYIIWVQKSGFRPEAVLELEQLAVLPSAQGQGLGKTLILDSLPQVKQHLADQGSMLKHVLVTTRADNFAQKLYQSTLGAEVETTISNLYSADEVLMIARNVGERI